One Actinomadura viridis genomic region harbors:
- a CDS encoding alpha/beta fold hydrolase, whose translation MNAGILTMTDARLHYEMLGSGPPLLLVPGGNGDAGVYTAAARTLTAHFTVVTYDRRGHSRSPLTGPPGEERVERHAEDAHTLLTAIGAGPAHVFGSSSGALIAMELAARHPGRVRTVIAHEPPAVGLLPDAGRWHALFREVHDLYVREGTPRAMHRFSTETGLNAPPPDPAGLPPESRATMARVVANLEVFLGRELRSFARHTPDPAALDGITLAGGVDSRGTMPYRVAALLAERLSTPLVEFPGGHTGYLDHPRAFAETLHRTLYLRGHRPARTRPAILDA comes from the coding sequence ATGAACGCGGGCATCCTCACCATGACCGACGCCAGGCTCCACTACGAGATGCTGGGTTCCGGCCCGCCCCTCCTGCTCGTCCCCGGCGGGAACGGCGACGCCGGCGTCTACACGGCGGCGGCCCGGACGCTCACCGCGCACTTCACGGTCGTGACCTACGACCGCCGCGGCCACTCCCGCAGCCCCCTGACCGGCCCGCCCGGCGAGGAACGCGTCGAGCGGCACGCCGAGGACGCGCACACGCTGCTCACCGCCATCGGTGCCGGGCCCGCGCACGTCTTCGGCAGCAGCTCCGGCGCGCTCATCGCCATGGAACTGGCCGCCCGCCACCCCGGCCGCGTCCGCACCGTGATCGCGCACGAGCCGCCCGCCGTCGGGCTCCTTCCCGACGCCGGACGCTGGCACGCCCTCTTCCGGGAGGTGCACGACCTGTACGTGCGCGAGGGCACGCCGCGCGCCATGCACAGGTTCAGCACGGAGACCGGCCTGAACGCCCCGCCGCCCGATCCCGCCGGCCTGCCACCGGAGAGCCGCGCGACGATGGCACGCGTCGTCGCCAACCTGGAGGTCTTCCTCGGCCGCGAACTGCGCTCGTTCGCCCGCCACACGCCCGACCCGGCCGCCCTGGACGGGATCACCCTCGCCGGCGGCGTGGACTCGCGCGGGACGATGCCGTACCGCGTCGCGGCGCTCCTGGCCGAGCGCCTCTCCACGCCCCTGGTCGAGTTCCCCGGCGGCCACACCGGCTACCTGGACCATCCCCGCGCGTTCGCCGAGACCCTTCACCGCACCCTTTACCTCCGAGGTCATCGACCCGCCCGCACCCGCCCTGCCATCCTGGACGCATGA
- a CDS encoding NUDIX hydrolase: MSRPAIRRLTSRVVYENRWMTVREDEIERLDGSRGIYGVIDKNDFAVVIPAENGGFHMVEEYRYPIGRRTWNFPQGSYPDRRTGVVPEELARHELAEETGFRAGKMTELGYLHGAHGTSSQGFHVFLATDLVPGESAREPEEQDMRQRFVTRAEFKELIRAGTITDDSTVAAYTLLLLHEE; the protein is encoded by the coding sequence GTGAGCCGACCCGCGATCCGGAGGCTGACCTCCCGGGTGGTCTACGAGAACCGCTGGATGACGGTGCGCGAGGACGAGATCGAGCGGCTGGACGGATCGCGCGGCATCTACGGGGTCATCGACAAGAACGACTTCGCGGTGGTGATCCCGGCCGAGAACGGCGGCTTCCACATGGTGGAGGAGTACCGCTACCCGATCGGGCGCCGTACCTGGAACTTCCCGCAGGGGTCCTACCCGGACCGCCGTACGGGCGTCGTCCCCGAGGAACTGGCCCGGCACGAGCTGGCCGAGGAGACCGGGTTCCGCGCCGGGAAGATGACCGAGCTCGGCTACCTGCACGGCGCCCACGGCACCAGCTCGCAGGGGTTCCACGTGTTCCTGGCCACCGATCTCGTTCCCGGGGAGAGCGCCCGGGAGCCGGAGGAGCAGGACATGCGGCAGCGGTTCGTCACCCGCGCGGAGTTCAAGGAGCTGATCCGCGCGGGCACGATCACCGACGACTCGACCGTGGCCGCGTACACCCTCCTGCTCCTGCACGAGGAGTGA